A stretch of Cydia splendana chromosome 7, ilCydSple1.2, whole genome shotgun sequence DNA encodes these proteins:
- the LOC134792534 gene encoding retinol dehydrogenase 11-like: protein MIWTILAITTLTVVSVKVFQRLTCGVCQSSARLDGKVAIVTGGTSGTGLETARGLAQRGARVIITTKSTRRGAAAVEEIIQTTGNTNVTSRLLDLSSLQSVRQFSQIITRTEKRLDILINNASAFGLGNHVTKDGLQVGMQVNYFGPFLLTCLLLPLLKSSAPSRIINVSSIKHNYAVVDFDNLNMERYWSDILTYANSKLYLIMMTVELTRRLKDTGVTVNALHPGVSSSTILKNIPNDAVRKVMARSVGFMYQNAKEASQTTLHLAVTPELETVSGHYFSNCRTAKPSKVSQDPLLTKRLWEETERLVGFSLPDCSNL from the coding sequence ATGATTTGGACGATATTAGCCATAACAACTCTGACGGTTGTTAGTGTAAAAGTGTTCCAAAGACTTACATGCGGCGTGTGTCAATCCAGTGCGCGTTTGGACGGCAAAGTTGCGATAGTGACTGGAGGTACGAGTGGCACTGGCTTGGAGACAGCGCGAGGTCTGGCCCAGCGCGGCGCCAGGGTCATCATCACAACCAAAAGCACTCGCCGTGGAGCTGCTGCCGTTGAGGAAATCATACAAACCACCGGCAACACGAACGTCACCAGCCGACTCCTAGACTTATCCTCCTTACAATCCGTAAGACAGTTCAGCCAGATCATAACGAGAACAGAGAAACGCCTCGACATACTTATCAACAATGCCAGCGCATTCGGCCTTGGCAATCACGTCACTAAAGACGGACTGCAAGTCGGTATGCAGGTCAACTACTTCGGACCTTTTCTCTTGACCTGCCTTctgttgccacttttgaaaTCTTCAGCGCCCAGCCGGATCATAAACGTGTCATCTATCAAACACAACTATGCTGTGGTGGATTTCGACAATCTCAACATGGAGCGATATTGGAGCGACATATTGACTTACGCGAATAGTAAACTATATTTAATAATGATGACTGTAGAATTAACTCGTAGATTAAAAGATACTGGTGTAACAGTGAATGCTTTGCATCCAGGAGTTTCTTCAAGTactattttaaaaaatatacctaatgatGCCGTAAGAAAGGTGATGGCAAGAAGTGTAGGGTTTATGTATCAGAATGCGAAGGAAGCGTCTCAAACGACTTTGCATTTGGCGGTGACCCCTGAGTTGGAAACCGTGAGTGGTCACTACTTCAGCAATTGTCGTACAGCGAAACCTTCCAAGGTGTCACAAGACCCGTTGTTAACTAAACGGTTATGGGAAGAAACTGAAAGATTAGTAGGTTTTTCATTGCCTGACTGTagtaatttataa